Proteins from one Mycteria americana isolate JAX WOST 10 ecotype Jacksonville Zoo and Gardens chromosome 1, USCA_MyAme_1.0, whole genome shotgun sequence genomic window:
- the FGF23 gene encoding fibroblast growth factor 23, with product MLQTSPYSCLGYTLLVLCSLRATLAFPNSSPLLNPSWGNGDHLMHLYTDTERNSFHLQINADGYVDGVPHQTIYSALMIKSEGAGSVIITGVKSGRYLCMDMKGNIFGSHYFSQEDCVFNHRTLENGYDVYQSPKHNFLVSLGRVKQAFFPGMNPPPYSQFLSRRNEIPLFRFNTPEPHRNTRSADIDPMDPHQILVPQRKISMFGSQLQQQPDFPHMPREPMRINQNDVVNPDDPHAMMDARRYASPRFYITR from the exons ATGCTGCAGACCAGTCCCTACAGCTGCCTGGGGTACACGCTGCTGGTGCTCTGTAGCCTGAGGGCTACCCTCGCCTTTCCCAATTCCTCTCCGCTGCTGAATCCCAGCTGGGGGAATGGAGATCACCTGATGCACCTCTACACAGATACAGAGAGGAACAGCTTCCATCTCCAAATCAACGCTGATGGCTACGTTGATGGTGTTCCTCACCAAACCATTTACA gTGCCCTAATGATCAAGTCCGAGGGTGCTGGCTCAGTAATAATCACAGGTGTGAAGAGTGGACGCTACCTATGTATGGacatgaaaggaaacatttttggtTCG cattACTTCAGTCAAGAGGACTGCGTGTTCAACCACAGGACACTGGAAAATGGATATGATGTGTACCAGTCTCCCAAACACAACTTCCTGGTTAGCTTAGGCAGAGTTAAACAAGCTTTCTTCCCTGGTATGAATCCACCACCATACTCCCAGTTTTTGTCCAGGAGAAATGAAATCCCTTTGTTTCGATTCAACACACCTGAGCCCCACAGAAATACTAGAAGTGCAGATATCGATCCAATGGATCCTCACCAGATCCTGGTCCCGCAGAGAAAGATCTCCATGTTTGGATCTCAGTTGCAGCAGCAACCAGACTTTCCCCACATGCCCAGAGAACCCATGAGAATCAACCAGAACGACGTGGTCAACCCAGATGACCCACACGCTATGATGGATGCCAGGAGGTACGCAAGTCCTCGCTTTTATATTACAAGATAA